The stretch of DNA atcaaagagcaggaaacttttctgagctaaaagggctccgctgcgatcggtgcaaatgcacctcattaaaaaaaatgagtatagtctcTATTGTCCTTGAAAGAGTTCAAGTTGTAATTTCTCCGACAGGAACACCTGCTAAGcaatgcctgagtataccctcatgTACTTCAACGCCCAAGGGCGCGCGGAGCTGATAAGGTGGCTCTTTGCCCACGCTGGCATCGAGTTTAACGACGAACGCATTGAGCAGGAGGACTGGCCGGAAAAGAAACCAGGTAAAATCTTCTTGATgtcttaattcatttatttatttagtctTACTCTTGAGTCTCTTGCTAAAGAAGAAGCTCTGTAAGGAAATATATCTTGCACATCGTTTGATTTTGGGTTAATATTTAACTTTCAGCTTCCAAGATAATTCTTATAcgccaaaagaaataaaaaaaactatctcCACTAGagtaatattagaaaataaattaatataactctGAGCTTGCATTCTTCTTCCTTTCATTGGCAATATCAATCTTCTCTTTTATtcttcaataactttttttcttaaataaaaaaaaaaaactccagattGTCTAATCCATGTTCGCCAATTATTATTTCACTTCCCTTCACAACAGAGGTACCAGGAAATAAGCTTCCAGTTCTGATGGTTGACGGCAGGCCCTTGGTGCAATCCGTGGCCATTGCCCGTTACGTAGCCAAAGAAGCAGGACTTGTCCCCGAGAGCAACTTAGCAGCAGCTTACTGTGATGCCCTGGTGGATACTTGCGCAGAAGTGATGCACGAGTACATGTCACTTATGTAAGTATCCCCGACGAAtgatcttgtaccaaccgtgtgtcgcacgttcgtatatagttcattttgtgcttgtatcttcgctctcccctcgcactaaaaagaacctgaaaaaacatgtcttgtttctcctctgtaacattttctgttttttttaacatgaaaattcttgttgccttgaacttttgtatataaaggagagtgttctataatagagtcactcagttgttttcaacttgcctttgagtcacaacctcctctcggTCCGTCACAATCTATTCACTCAAACTCTCAGAGAACTAACAGATTTATGAGCTGGATTTAGGTGCAAGTAGGTCTAACAGCAATCAATTCCacgtacaattggcttcattaattccggtacggtTATACGAATAACAGtattaattaaatgaataaaaaatgcctttgatcacgtgtttataaaCTAGACGACTTTGTTTtaaaggcagcgttgccaacagtttgtcttttgctaaacacagctttGACTGTTGCAATGTGCAGCTATCAAGGTCTCCTTCGCTTCCAGTGATAAATACTGGAATTAATAAagccttattaatatttttttttctttgggaagACTTATAACTTCACTCTAAGATAAAATAGTTAATTCAGATACAATGATCTGAATACTTTGATTTTACTCAATTCACAAATTCCAGTGAAGATCAAAGTTAGTGAATTATATTTACGAGAAACGAAAGGGAAATTAATACGTTGAAAGCCAACAAGCATGGAGTGAACTATGCTCCAAAATAACGTTAACTCCTAAATTCTTTCACCacctaatatttcttttattctgtaGGTTCAAAGCAGAAGATGATGACGAAAGGCAAAAATTGTTCGAGGAGGAGTTCTTTCCCAACCATCTGGAGCCTTTCCTGAAGAGACTGAATAGCCGTATGGATGGGAAGGAGTGGTTCATCACAGACGACGTGAGTGTGCCGACTAGAttcgagttaataataataataataataataataataaataataaataataataataataataataataataataataacaataataataataatacttaataataataataatattaataataatagtaaataataataacaataataataataatacttaataataataatacttaataataataataataataataataataatagtaataatgaaaataataataataataataataataataataataataataataataataataattctcgagTCTTCCAAACATGATAGTATCACGCAATGGCATCTAATAAACCGGAGAATTATATCTTCCACCGAAAAGACAATTTCGTATTTCAATCGATTCTCATCATTGTCCGTTTGTCGGAGAATGCTATATGGTCTGTTGAATAATGGAGCCAGTGCGACGACAGTCCCTTTCGTTGATTGCCGTTAGCTAATGGTGTGTAAGCATGCTGAATATGAAGACTTTTtggctggcctattcttcacatatcctcTGCCCTCGTACTCCCGACAACACTtacattaacaaacaattcttcatcacccaaggggttaactactgcactgtaatcgttcagtggctactttcctcttggtaagggtagaagagactctttagctatggtaagcagctcttctaggacactccaaaatcaaaccattattctctagtcttgggtagtgctatagcctctgtaccatggtatttcactgtcttgggttagagttttttttgcttgagtgtacactcgggcacactattctatcttatttctcttcctcttgttttgtttaagtttttatagtttatataggaactatctattttaatgttactgttcttaaaatattttaattttccttgtttcctttcctcactgggctattttccctgctggtgcccttgggcttaaagcatcccgcttttccaactagggttgtagcttggcaaataataataataataataataataataataataataataataataataataataataataataataatacaggtcatATTCTTTGTGACAACGCCATCAATAGAGAATAATCTGTATATTCTACATTTGAGGAAAAGAGATAGTCTTCTGACTAATATGGCAACTGATAGGCCTACTGATGATTCTGAGCTAAGTGACCAAAACCATATTATGAGTAATATCGATAGGAATACAGAATAAATATGAGAGCGCACTATGTGTAATTTTATAATCCACTCAGAATGAATAGTagattttgataaatgaaaatcaGGACCACATTCTGAGTGATATGGTAACTGATACAAAATAAATAGGTGAATTTGAGAAGACATGAAGACCATATTTATGCAATATGGTAATTGATATGAAATAAccatcagttttttctttttttacctaagATAATTAGTACCATGTTCTGACTAATATGACAACTGATACGAAATTAATCAACAGTCTACGCAAGGAAAACTAAGAAATTATTCGTATTAATATGGAAGCAGATGCTGAATAATCAGTAGTCTATAAGCGAATAGAATAGAAACTGTATAAGTAATATAGCAATAGTTACGAAATAAATCAGTTGATTCTAACCGAGGTGGACAAAGACTTGATTCCGAAAACAACAACCGATACCAAATAATCACTAGATTGCAAGTGAGGAGAATGAAGACCGTATTTTGAGTAATATAGCAACTAATACGAAATAATTAGTGAATTctacaagagaataataataataataaaaaaaaaaatatttggaacggCAATGTTATGAAGGATGAATAGTATATTCTGACCGCCAAAATGtttaatgtaaatatattgataaattcaaGTAAAATTATTCCATGCCACTCTGAAAGACCAATAGTGGATTCTGAAAGAGAACGGACCATGTAAAATTCAGGAACCAAGATAAATTTTGAATGAAACGCATTCCATAATGAAACAGTTTCGTACTATACACAGTAAAAGAACAAACTTTTTGAGTCGGTAAAAGGTTTTGAAAGATAAAGTCTTACCGAACGAAAAGGCAATTCATACAAAATCGATGATATTTTAGATGAAATTAATATGCGTTATATCGATAAATTTGTAGAAATTTTAAAAGTTCTGTTATAAATCAAGTTTTAGAATATTTCcagaatatcccccccccccccccgagtcatagcctagtgagaaaatcaGGGGTCATTATTTCTGATTGAAATAAAGTTACCGTCACTGAAATGAGTTTTATGAACTCAAAAAGACCGAAAAATTATTGATAGATAATTAGCTAGTAACACAGAAAGTTACCCAAATCTATAAAATAAATTATCATCAGACTAATAATTCACGTGAATCAGTAACAATTGCATAAAAGAATCACTTTGGATCAGTTATAAACTCATGAATACAGGACTACTGACAGTATGTAAC from Palaemon carinicauda isolate YSFRI2023 chromosome 44, ASM3689809v2, whole genome shotgun sequence encodes:
- the LOC137634231 gene encoding hematopoietic prostaglandin D synthase-like, yielding MPEYTLMYFNAQGRAELIRWLFAHAGIEFNDERIEQEDWPEKKPEVPGNKLPVLMVDGRPLVQSVAIARYVAKEAGLVPESNLAAAYCDALVDTCAEVMHEYMSLMFKAEDDDERQKLFEEEFFPNHLEPFLKRLNSRMDGKEWFITDDLTWADLAIGRSFCQILSRFPDCLENYPNLAAHVEKVCELPAIKELIENREETSF